One Candidatus Zixiibacteriota bacterium genomic window, AGAAATGCCAGGATCCCAAGTCCTGTTATGTCTTCCGTAGCCCCGAGCATTATCTGAGTTACCTCGATGAAGCCGGGTTCGATGTTTTCAACCTGGCCAACAACCATGCCCGGGATTTTGGACCGGAAGGACTCAACCGCACGCGGGCATTGCTCGACAGTCTCGGCAAGGTGTACACCGGACCGATTGGCGATGTGGCTTCACTCGAAGTCAACGGCCTGCGGGTAGTGGTGCTCGGATTCGCTCCCTACCAGAAGTTATATGATTTATTGGACATCGGAACAGCCGCGGTGATGGTAGCCGGATTCAGCACTATCTACGATCTGGTCATCGTATCCTTCCACGGCGGCGGTGAAGGACCGGCATTCCTGCATGTCCCGGATTCAATGGAAATAGCCTACGGTGAAGAACGGGGTCATTTACGCGCGTTCGCTCATGCCGTAGTTGACGCGGGCGCCGACCTGGTGATCGGCCATGGACCTCATATCCCAAGAGCCGTTGAATACTACCACGGCAGGTTGATTGCCTACTCACTAGGGAATTTCGCCACTTACGAAATGTTCAACATGGAGGGAGTACG contains:
- a CDS encoding CapA family protein; translation: MMATSVAAQSTDSLQPTTVTFAAVGDIMMGTTFPEDSNYLPEDDGRHMLFEVAPELRSADITFGNLEGCYIDGGTPAKKCQDPKSCYVFRSPEHYLSYLDEAGFDVFNLANNHARDFGPEGLNRTRALLDSLGKVYTGPIGDVASLEVNGLRVVVLGFAPYQKLYDLLDIGTAAVMVAGFSTIYDLVIVSFHGGGEGPAFLHVPDSMEIAYGEERGHLRAFAHAVVDAGADLVIGHGPHIPRAVEYYHGRLIAYSLGNFATYEMFNMEGVRELTFILKAELAADGSLVSGRIVSCYQQYPGIPRLDPKGRIIPLLQKISRDDFGPTAAPIADDGTIIVPDKN